In one Nicotiana sylvestris chromosome 8, ASM39365v2, whole genome shotgun sequence genomic region, the following are encoded:
- the LOC104219401 gene encoding GDSL esterase/lipase EXL3-like — protein MSCFCLVFLSRKIILVHVLFLLFVASCKGKVQLPENVTVRAVFAFGDSIVDQGNNNHIATVVKCNFEPYGKDFMGGKPTGRFSNAKTPSDLIVDELGIKELMPAYLDPNLQAEDLKTGVSFASGATGFDPQTPALVSVIPLSTQLDHFREYIGKLKQLVGEEEANDILRNSVFLVVAGSDDLANTYFTVGIRRLQYDVNGYTDLMAAGASEFIQELYKLGARKIAIFGVPPIGCLPSQRTLGGGKSRECSEEYNQAAQLANTKLSAAIDSLSKNLLQSKLVFVDIYSSLLDLIVNPQKHGFEVVDRGCCGTGNIEVVILCNKYSGTCEDDTKYLFWDSYHPTEKGYRILVDQILKKYVNSFI, from the exons ATGTCGTGTTTTTGTTTGGTGTTTTTGTCACGTAAAATAATTTTGGTCCATGTTTTATTTCTGTTATTTGTTGCCTCATGTAAAGGGAAAGTGCAGCTGCCGGAAAATGTAACAGTGAGGGCTGTTTTTGCTTTCGGAGATTCCATTGTTGATCAAGGAAACAATAATCACATAGCAACAGTTGTTAAATGTAATTTTGAGCCATATGGGAAGGATTTCATGGGTGGAAAACCTACTGGAAGGTTTAGCAATGCTAAGACCCCCTCCGACTtgatag TGGACGAACTGGGAATTAAAGAACTGATGCCAGCTTATCTTGATCCTAATTTGCAAGCTGAAGATCTTAAAACTGGAGTAAGCTTTGCTTCAGGAGCTACTGGATTTGATCCTCAAACACCTGCCCTTGTG TCAGTGATTCCTCTATCAACACAATTAGATCATTTTAGAGAATACATCGGGAAGCTGAAGCAATtagttggagaagaagaagcgaACGACATATTGAGGAATAGCGTCTTCTTAGTGGTAGCCGGAAGCGATGACCTGGCCAACACCTACTTCACCGTCGGAATTCGCCGGCTGCAGTATGATGTTAACGGATACACTGATCTTATGGCCGCCGGAGCTTCTGAATTTATCCAA GAACTATACAAATTGGGAGCAAGAAAAATAGCGATTTTTGGAGTTCCACCCATAGGGTGTTTGCCTTCCCAGAGAACACTAGGTGGAGGTAAATCAAGAGAGTGTTCAGAGGAATACAATCAAGCTGCACAATTAGCCAACACTAAGCTCTCTGCTGCAATTGATTCATTGTCCAAAAATCTCCTTCAAAGCAAGTTGGTTTTCGTTGATATCTACAGTTCTCTGCTTGATCTCATTGTCAACCCTCAAAAACATG GATTTGAAGTAGTAGATAGAGGATGCTGTGGTACTGGAAACATAGAGGTGGTAATACTGTGCAACAAATACAGTGGAACATGTGAAGATGACACAAAATATTTATTTTGGGATAGTTACCATCCCACGGAAAAAGGTTACAGGATCCTTGTTGATCAGATCCTTAAAAAGTATGTCAATAGTTTCATATAA